A portion of the Hyalangium minutum genome contains these proteins:
- a CDS encoding sigma-54-dependent Fis family transcriptional regulator has product MLYECYGGGTAFVLPPLPTMPQPSDVSQVLLSVGSLVGREVDLDAFLQTLVDRIAITMQADRGTLWLLDPARGELFSRAAHLPEVSQIRVKLGQGVAGHVAQAGESVNVPEPRGERLFFADIDRMTGYRTTSLLAVPLRDTEGAIYGVLQVLNKRGAERFTEEDIERLTVIAGQVGTALQSTSLYQELKRAKDQPQAPVGYFFNRIIGESPQLKSIYRLVQKAAPTDATVLLRGESGCGKELFARAIHVNGPRRDKPFVKVDCAALPATLIENELFGHEKGAYTGADHRVPGKFEAADSGTVFIDELGELPLPVQGKLLRVLQDREFERVGGTQTVKVDVRIVAATNRDLMKMVSEGKFREDLYYRIKVVEMVLPPLRERGGEDIERLARHFVATAAKRHRLETPRLSAAALERLKTYRWPGNVRELENCVESAVVLCEGEILEEHLPLPTVDRGAPAPATGSTEPTVSANPAGLLPLAEVERHHILRVLESVKGNRTAAAKVLEIGRNTLARKLKEYGFADEA; this is encoded by the coding sequence ATGCTCTACGAATGCTATGGTGGCGGCACGGCGTTCGTTCTGCCGCCGTTGCCCACCATGCCCCAGCCTTCGGACGTCAGCCAGGTACTGCTCTCGGTTGGGAGCCTCGTCGGGCGAGAGGTCGACCTGGACGCGTTCCTCCAGACGCTGGTCGACCGCATCGCCATCACGATGCAGGCCGACCGAGGCACGCTCTGGCTCCTGGATCCCGCTCGCGGCGAGCTGTTCTCACGAGCCGCGCACCTGCCGGAGGTGTCGCAGATCCGCGTGAAGCTGGGCCAGGGCGTGGCGGGCCACGTGGCGCAGGCCGGCGAGTCCGTGAACGTGCCGGAGCCGCGAGGCGAGCGGCTGTTCTTCGCGGACATCGACCGGATGACGGGCTACCGGACGACGAGCCTGCTGGCGGTGCCGCTACGGGACACGGAGGGCGCCATCTACGGCGTGCTCCAGGTGCTGAACAAGCGCGGGGCCGAGCGCTTCACGGAAGAGGACATCGAGCGGCTGACGGTCATCGCCGGCCAGGTGGGCACGGCGCTGCAGAGCACGAGCCTCTACCAGGAGCTGAAGCGGGCGAAGGATCAGCCGCAGGCGCCGGTCGGGTACTTCTTCAACCGCATCATCGGCGAGAGCCCGCAGCTGAAGTCGATCTACCGGCTGGTGCAGAAGGCGGCGCCGACGGACGCAACGGTGCTGCTGCGCGGCGAGAGCGGCTGCGGCAAGGAGCTGTTCGCGCGAGCGATCCACGTGAACGGGCCGCGGCGGGACAAGCCGTTCGTGAAGGTGGACTGCGCTGCGCTGCCGGCGACGCTGATCGAGAACGAGCTGTTCGGCCACGAGAAGGGGGCATACACGGGGGCGGACCACCGAGTGCCGGGCAAGTTCGAGGCGGCGGACAGCGGCACGGTGTTCATCGACGAGCTCGGCGAGCTGCCGTTGCCTGTGCAGGGCAAGCTGCTGCGGGTGCTGCAGGATCGCGAGTTCGAGCGCGTGGGCGGCACGCAGACCGTCAAGGTGGACGTGCGGATCGTGGCGGCGACGAACCGCGATCTGATGAAGATGGTGTCCGAGGGAAAGTTCCGCGAGGACCTCTACTACCGCATCAAGGTGGTGGAGATGGTGCTGCCGCCGCTGCGCGAGCGCGGGGGCGAGGACATCGAGCGTCTGGCGCGGCACTTCGTGGCGACGGCGGCGAAGCGCCACCGGCTGGAGACGCCGAGGCTGAGCGCGGCGGCGCTGGAGCGGCTGAAGACGTACCGCTGGCCGGGCAACGTGCGCGAGCTGGAGAACTGCGTCGAGAGCGCGGTGGTGCTGTGCGAGGGAGAGATCCTCGAGGAGCACCTGCCGTTGCCCACGGTGGACCGGGGTGCACCGGCGCCAGCCACTGGGAGCACGGAGCCCACGGTGTCTGCGAACCCCGCGGGCCTGCTCCCGCTGGCGGAGGTGGAGCGACACCACATCCTGCGAGTGCTGGAGTCAGTGAAGGGCAACCGCACGGCGGCGGCGAAGGTGCTGGAGATCGGCCGCAACACGTTGGCGCGTAAGCTGAAGGAGTACGGATTCGCCGACGAGGCGTGA
- a CDS encoding Kelch repeat-containing protein: MPQPSAPRGRAPYSGIWLDDFTLTAVRGGALLAGGQAWQPDGGGTRPQTMAEAAFFDATRKEWVSLPLMPSPRQSHAAVSLPDGRALLIGGRSQNGELASTVFWEPETRQFREGPPLAGERGRPVAVTLPDGSVMVLGSDFDNDMERGTRAELLRPGAKAWEPAGQTVRIFHVGPVCVTQNHVLIAGGRDNGMGFAIYEGVHIAPPLAQSTEVWSLESRTWRTAPGSLLEPRDDHQGITLADGRVLVVGGWHKGHLQTSAELWDPRTEQWSRTGALSLPRSSFTLTALPDGRAVVSGGLAGNASDATTATELWDPQKGTWSPGAPLAIGRAGHLLVPMDGDTFLVVGTSRPTPEALETTWELWSPGG; the protein is encoded by the coding sequence ATGCCCCAGCCTTCCGCTCCTCGTGGACGCGCCCCCTACTCCGGCATCTGGCTCGATGACTTCACCCTGACGGCGGTCCGTGGCGGTGCGCTCCTGGCCGGAGGCCAGGCGTGGCAACCGGATGGAGGCGGAACTCGGCCCCAGACGATGGCGGAAGCGGCGTTCTTCGACGCCACCCGGAAGGAATGGGTTTCCCTCCCTCTCATGCCTTCGCCTCGTCAAAGCCACGCGGCGGTATCCCTGCCGGACGGGCGCGCGTTGCTCATCGGAGGACGCTCCCAGAATGGAGAGCTGGCGAGCACCGTCTTCTGGGAGCCGGAGACCCGTCAGTTCCGGGAAGGGCCTCCACTGGCTGGGGAGCGTGGGCGGCCAGTCGCCGTGACGTTGCCCGATGGCTCGGTGATGGTGCTGGGCTCGGACTTCGACAATGACATGGAGCGCGGCACGCGCGCCGAGCTGCTGCGTCCCGGAGCCAAGGCCTGGGAGCCCGCGGGCCAGACGGTGCGCATCTTCCACGTGGGTCCGGTGTGCGTCACCCAGAACCACGTCCTCATCGCGGGCGGCCGGGACAACGGCATGGGCTTCGCGATCTACGAAGGCGTCCACATCGCGCCACCCCTGGCCCAAAGCACCGAGGTCTGGAGCCTCGAGAGCCGCACTTGGCGGACAGCACCGGGATCCCTGCTGGAGCCACGCGATGACCACCAAGGCATCACGCTCGCTGATGGGCGAGTGCTCGTGGTCGGCGGCTGGCACAAGGGACACCTGCAGACGAGCGCCGAGCTGTGGGATCCCCGCACCGAGCAATGGAGCCGCACGGGGGCGCTCTCCCTGCCCCGCTCCAGCTTCACCCTGACCGCCCTGCCCGATGGGAGAGCCGTGGTGTCAGGAGGACTCGCGGGGAACGCATCGGACGCCACGACGGCTACGGAGCTCTGGGATCCTCAGAAGGGCACCTGGTCCCCAGGCGCACCTCTGGCCATCGGGCGTGCGGGCCATCTGCTCGTCCCCATGGACGGAGACACCTTCCTGGTGGTGGGGACCTCCCGGCCAACCCCGGAGGCACTCGAGACAACCTGGGAGCTGTGGAGCCCCGGCGGGTGA
- a CDS encoding ABC transporter permease subunit, which yields MNFLRKHITVMAGVVAYLLLYAIAAARYDGFASLPVFINFLSNNAVLGIVAVGMTFVILSGGIDLSVGAVMSFSSVLIGVLIMDHHWSVFAAIGAAVACGSLLGAIMGAVIHRTGIKPFIVTLAGMFFVRGLAFIIHLESIAISDKAHTAIAITRVGPLPITALLLLGFVAAGWFVAVFTPFGRNVYALGGSEEASLLMGLPVQSTKIAVYALSGFCASFAGAALTFYLSSGSHLEGVGMELDAIATVVIGGTLLAGGVGSVFGTLIGVLMLGLILTSITTYEGMTSSGMTRVAIGALLLMFVLLQKVLMRRFVGVGRAT from the coding sequence GTGAACTTCCTTCGCAAGCACATCACGGTCATGGCGGGGGTGGTGGCGTACCTGCTCCTCTATGCCATCGCGGCCGCGCGGTATGACGGCTTCGCCTCGCTCCCGGTCTTCATCAACTTCCTGTCCAACAACGCGGTGCTTGGCATCGTCGCGGTGGGTATGACCTTCGTCATTCTCTCCGGCGGGATCGATCTGTCCGTCGGCGCGGTCATGTCCTTCTCCAGTGTGCTGATCGGTGTCCTCATCATGGACCACCACTGGAGCGTGTTCGCCGCGATTGGGGCCGCGGTCGCGTGCGGATCTCTCCTGGGCGCGATCATGGGCGCCGTCATTCACCGGACGGGCATCAAGCCGTTCATCGTCACGCTGGCAGGCATGTTCTTCGTGCGCGGCCTCGCGTTCATCATCCACCTGGAGTCCATCGCCATCTCGGACAAGGCCCACACCGCGATCGCCATCACGCGCGTGGGACCGCTGCCTATCACGGCGCTCCTGCTGCTGGGCTTCGTCGCAGCGGGGTGGTTTGTCGCGGTGTTCACGCCGTTCGGCCGGAACGTCTACGCGCTCGGGGGCAGTGAGGAGGCCTCGCTGCTGATGGGGCTCCCCGTCCAGAGCACGAAGATCGCTGTCTATGCGCTGAGCGGGTTCTGTGCGTCCTTCGCCGGGGCTGCGCTGACGTTCTACCTCTCCAGCGGGAGCCACCTGGAAGGCGTGGGCATGGAACTGGATGCCATCGCTACGGTGGTGATTGGCGGGACGCTGCTGGCGGGTGGAGTGGGATCGGTGTTCGGCACGCTGATCGGCGTGCTGATGCTGGGCCTCATTCTCACGTCCATCACGACCTATGAGGGCATGACGAGCTCGGGGATGACCCGGGTCGCCATCGGCGCGCTCCTGCTCATGTTCGTGCTGCTGCAGAAGGTGCTGATGCGGCGGTTCGTCGGGGTAGGGCGGGCCACGTAG